A region from the Parasphingopyxis sp. CP4 genome encodes:
- a CDS encoding NADH-quinone oxidoreductase subunit M yields MVALPLIGALLCLVWPGKGDDKAQMARVLALVTTLGTFALGVLLWLTYEIGGAQWQFVESYPIFGRFAWALGIDGIALMLIMLSVFLMPICIIASWQSIKTRVPEYMAAFLLMESLMIGVFTAQDIFLFYIFFEAGLIPMYLIIGIWGGQDRIYASYKFFLYTLLGSVLMLIAMLWMVQEAGTSDIPSLMAYDFPANIQNWLWLAFFASFAVKMPMWPVHTWLPDAHVQAPTAGSVILAGVLLKMGGYGFIRFSLPMFPEASAELVWIVFGLSMVAVVYTSLVALVQQDMKKLIAYSSVAHMAFVTIGLFAFNRQGIEGAMIVMLSHGLVSGALFLCVGVIYDRLHTREIDRYGGLSTNMPRYAILFMLFTMASVGLPGTSGFVGEFLALVGAYEANSWVAFVCTTGIILGAAYMLYLYWRICYGELEKEDVKAMPDLSIREFATLGPIAAVVLWMGVYPESFLAPIRDDVGTLLERIERANPPGDAQLIMGAGMAEGTDHGDAHGGGHDGEGTH; encoded by the coding sequence ATGGTCGCCTTGCCGCTGATCGGTGCGCTGCTGTGTCTCGTCTGGCCGGGCAAAGGTGACGACAAGGCGCAGATGGCTCGGGTGCTGGCGCTTGTGACCACCCTGGGAACGTTCGCCCTCGGTGTCCTGCTGTGGCTGACCTATGAAATTGGCGGTGCGCAGTGGCAATTTGTTGAAAGTTATCCGATCTTTGGCCGCTTCGCCTGGGCGCTTGGCATCGATGGCATCGCCCTGATGCTGATCATGCTGTCGGTATTCCTGATGCCGATCTGCATTATCGCCAGCTGGCAATCGATCAAGACGCGCGTGCCCGAATATATGGCGGCATTCCTGCTGATGGAATCGCTTATGATCGGCGTGTTTACGGCGCAGGATATCTTCCTGTTCTACATATTCTTCGAGGCTGGCCTGATCCCGATGTATTTGATTATCGGCATCTGGGGCGGTCAGGATCGGATCTACGCAAGCTACAAATTCTTCCTCTACACATTGCTCGGATCGGTGCTGATGCTGATCGCGATGCTGTGGATGGTGCAGGAAGCCGGCACGTCAGACATCCCCTCGCTGATGGCCTATGATTTCCCGGCCAATATCCAGAATTGGTTATGGCTCGCCTTCTTTGCGAGCTTTGCGGTGAAGATGCCGATGTGGCCGGTGCACACCTGGCTGCCCGATGCGCACGTTCAGGCACCCACGGCGGGATCCGTGATCCTCGCCGGGGTGCTACTGAAGATGGGTGGCTATGGCTTCATCCGCTTCTCGCTTCCAATGTTCCCGGAAGCCTCGGCGGAACTGGTTTGGATTGTCTTCGGCCTCTCAATGGTCGCGGTTGTTTACACCTCACTCGTCGCCCTGGTGCAGCAGGATATGAAGAAGCTGATCGCTTATTCTTCGGTTGCGCATATGGCCTTTGTTACGATCGGTCTCTTCGCGTTCAACCGCCAGGGCATCGAAGGTGCGATGATCGTCATGCTCTCGCATGGCCTTGTCTCCGGCGCGCTCTTCCTGTGCGTCGGCGTGATCTATGATCGCCTCCATACGCGTGAGATTGACCGCTATGGCGGGCTCAGCACCAACATGCCGCGCTATGCGATACTGTTCATGCTGTTCACCATGGCATCGGTTGGCCTCCCAGGCACGAGCGGATTTGTCGGTGAGTTCCTGGCTCTGGTTGGCGCCTATGAAGCCAATAGCTGGGTTGCCTTTGTCTGCACCACCGGCATCATCCTTGGTGCGGCCTATATGCTCTATCTCTATTGGCGGATTTGCTACGGCGAACTTGAGAAAGAAGATGTGAAGGCAATGCCTGATCTTTCGATCCGCGAATTTGCGACACTCGGTCCAATCGCTGCTGTTGTTCTGTGGATGGGTGTCTATCCAGAAAGCTTCCTCGCCCCGATCCGCGACGATGTCGGTACGCTGCTCGAACGGATCGAGCGCGCCAACCCACCGGGTGATGCACAGCTTATTATGGGTGCAGGCATGGCAGAAGGTACCGATCATGGCGATGCCCATGGTGGCGGCCATGACGGGGAGGGCACGCACTGA
- the nuoL gene encoding NADH-quinone oxidoreductase subunit L: MIQLIVFLPLLAAIIAGLGNRALGNFTAKILTTGVLFAGCALSWIIFMQFMAGGQEAYVAPVFDWIRSGDMDVAWSLRVDTLTAVMLVVVTTVSALVHLYSWGYMAEDPDQPRFFAYLSLFTFAMLMLVTSNNLVQMFFGWEGVGLASYLLIGFWYKKPSANAAAIKAFVVNRVGDFGFSLGIFGTFVVFGTVSIPEILEAAPAMAGSTIGFLGYRVDTMTLLCLLLFVGAMGKSAQFGLHTWLPDAMEGPTPVSALIHAATMVTAGVFMVCRLSPMFETSDVALTVVVFFGMLTAFFAATVGTAQMDIKRVIAYSTCSQLGYMFVAAGLGAYGIAMFHLFTHAFFKALLFLGAGSVIHAMHHEQDMQHYGALRKEIPFTFWAMVIGTLAITGVGIVGVFGFAGFYSKDLIIEAAFVSDSSLGGVAFFTLVFAALLTSFYSWRLIFMTFFGKARWITSEHIQHAVHDHGDDSHDDAPEGTGGYHPHESPWSMLIPLAVLSIGAIFAGYLFYYPFGYAEQGEIFWAGSIALDTHLLHAIHEVPTWVKYAPGAVMLTGLAIAWLAYIRYTDWPRRFVDQFRVLHAFLYNKWYIDELYDVIFVRPSFAIGRFLWKRGDKGFIDRFGPDGVSGLVAVGSGFARRFQSGYLYSYALVMLIGIAAATTWAITR; this comes from the coding sequence ATGATCCAGCTCATCGTCTTTCTGCCGTTACTCGCGGCGATCATTGCCGGTTTGGGCAATCGCGCGCTTGGCAATTTCACCGCGAAGATCCTCACGACGGGCGTGCTGTTTGCGGGCTGCGCGCTCAGCTGGATCATCTTCATGCAATTCATGGCCGGTGGGCAGGAAGCCTATGTCGCGCCGGTGTTCGACTGGATCCGGTCTGGCGATATGGATGTCGCCTGGAGCCTGCGTGTCGACACACTGACCGCGGTCATGCTGGTCGTGGTGACTACAGTATCGGCGCTCGTGCACCTTTATAGCTGGGGCTATATGGCCGAAGACCCGGATCAGCCGCGCTTCTTCGCCTATCTCTCGCTCTTCACCTTCGCGATGCTGATGCTCGTAACGTCGAACAATCTAGTGCAGATGTTCTTCGGTTGGGAAGGCGTGGGCCTCGCTTCCTATCTGCTGATCGGTTTCTGGTACAAAAAGCCAAGCGCCAATGCGGCGGCGATCAAGGCCTTTGTCGTCAACCGGGTCGGCGATTTCGGCTTCTCGCTCGGTATCTTCGGAACCTTCGTGGTGTTCGGCACGGTGTCGATTCCGGAAATCCTCGAAGCCGCACCCGCCATGGCGGGATCGACGATCGGTTTCCTCGGTTATCGCGTCGATACGATGACCTTGCTCTGCCTGCTGTTGTTTGTGGGCGCCATGGGCAAATCAGCACAGTTTGGCCTCCACACTTGGCTGCCCGATGCCATGGAAGGTCCGACACCGGTTTCCGCGCTGATCCATGCGGCAACGATGGTAACCGCTGGCGTTTTCATGGTCTGCCGCCTCTCGCCAATGTTCGAGACGAGCGACGTCGCGCTAACGGTTGTGGTGTTCTTCGGAATGCTGACGGCCTTCTTCGCAGCGACGGTTGGTACCGCTCAGATGGATATCAAGCGGGTGATTGCCTATTCGACCTGTTCACAGCTCGGCTATATGTTCGTGGCCGCAGGGCTGGGTGCCTATGGCATCGCCATGTTCCATCTTTTCACCCACGCCTTCTTCAAGGCGCTGCTGTTCCTCGGCGCGGGTTCGGTCATCCACGCCATGCATCATGAGCAGGACATGCAGCATTATGGCGCGTTGAGAAAAGAGATCCCGTTCACCTTCTGGGCGATGGTCATCGGCACCTTGGCGATCACCGGGGTTGGCATTGTTGGCGTGTTCGGATTTGCCGGCTTTTATTCGAAGGACCTGATCATCGAAGCGGCATTTGTGTCCGATTCTTCGCTGGGCGGCGTGGCCTTCTTCACGCTGGTATTCGCTGCGCTGCTAACCAGCTTCTATAGCTGGCGGCTCATTTTCATGACCTTCTTCGGCAAGGCGCGCTGGATCACGTCCGAGCATATTCAGCATGCCGTGCATGATCATGGCGATGACAGTCATGATGACGCGCCCGAAGGTACGGGCGGCTATCATCCGCATGAGAGCCCATGGTCGATGCTGATTCCGCTCGCCGTGCTGTCGATTGGTGCGATCTTTGCCGGTTATCTGTTCTACTATCCGTTTGGCTATGCCGAGCAGGGCGAGATCTTCTGGGCTGGCAGTATCGCGCTCGACACGCATCTGCTGCACGCGATCCATGAAGTGCCAACCTGGGTGAAATATGCGCCGGGCGCTGTGATGCTAACAGGCCTCGCAATCGCCTGGCTCGCTTACATTCGCTACACGGATTGGCCGCGCCGCTTTGTCGATCAGTTCCGCGTGCTGCACGCGTTCCTCTACAATAAATGGTATATTGATGAGCTGTACGATGTGATCTTTGTGCGCCCGTCCTTTGCGATCGGTCGCTTCTTGTGGAAGCGCGGCGACAAGGGCTTTATCGACCGGTTCGGGCCGGACGGCGTATCGGGGCTCGTTGCTGTCGGCAGCGGTTTCGCGCGGCGGTTCCAGAGCGGATATCTCTATAGCTATGCGCTGGTGATGCTGATCGGCATTGCAGCGGCGACAACCTGGGCGATCACGCGGTGA
- the nuoK gene encoding NADH-quinone oxidoreductase subunit NuoK, giving the protein MIGLGHYLVVSAILFVIGVLGIFINRRNIIIIMMAIELILLAVNINLVAFSAYLGDVVGQVFAMFVLTVAAGEAAIGLAILVIFFRGRGNIAVDDANRMKG; this is encoded by the coding sequence ATGATCGGCCTGGGCCATTATCTCGTCGTCAGCGCGATCCTGTTTGTGATCGGCGTGCTGGGGATCTTCATCAATCGGCGCAACATCATCATCATCATGATGGCGATCGAGCTGATCCTGCTCGCGGTGAACATCAATCTCGTCGCCTTCAGCGCCTATCTTGGCGATGTTGTCGGCCAGGTCTTTGCGATGTTCGTGCTGACAGTTGCAGCCGGTGAAGCTGCGATCGGGCTTGCCATCCTAGTTATCTTCTTCCGTGGTCGCGGCAATATTGCTGTTGACGACGCCAACCGGATGAAGGGCTGA
- a CDS encoding NADH-quinone oxidoreductase subunit J has protein sequence MIQAFAFYMFATVVIASGVLTILSRNPVHSVLWLILAFFNAAGLMVIIGAEFIAMLLILVYVGAVAVLFLFVVMMLNIDFASLRTGLARNLPFGLLIAAILLAEMILAVGAWSFADLGPDTRMATINPDVPNVEAIGRALYDRYLLVFEGAGIVLLIAMVGAIVLTHRERSGTRPQNVSQQIKRRPEDAVRKTNPEIGKGVEL, from the coding sequence GTGATTCAGGCCTTCGCCTTTTATATGTTCGCAACCGTCGTCATCGCCTCTGGCGTGCTGACGATCCTGTCGCGCAATCCGGTTCATTCGGTCCTCTGGCTGATCCTGGCATTCTTCAACGCTGCCGGCCTGATGGTCATCATCGGGGCTGAATTTATCGCGATGCTGCTGATCCTCGTTTATGTTGGCGCGGTCGCGGTGTTGTTCCTCTTTGTCGTGATGATGCTGAATATCGATTTTGCATCCTTGCGCACCGGTCTCGCGCGCAACCTGCCATTTGGCTTACTGATTGCCGCAATCCTGTTGGCCGAGATGATCCTTGCGGTTGGGGCTTGGTCCTTTGCCGATCTTGGCCCGGACACGCGCATGGCGACGATCAATCCCGATGTTCCCAATGTCGAAGCCATCGGCCGCGCGCTCTATGATCGCTATCTGCTGGTCTTTGAAGGGGCTGGCATCGTCCTGCTGATCGCCATGGTCGGTGCGATCGTGCTGACCCATCGCGAACGCAGCGGGACACGACCGCAAAATGTGTCGCAACAGATTAAGCGTCGCCCGGAAGATGCGGTGCGCAAAACCAATCCTGAAATCGGCAAGGGGGTCGAGCTATGA
- the nuoI gene encoding NADH-quinone oxidoreductase subunit NuoI, which translates to MSSIAHYIKSFTLWEIVKAHVLTLKYFFKPKATINYPYEKNPISPRFRGEHALRRYPNGEERCIACKLCEAVCPAQAITIEAEPREDGSRRTTRYDIDMTKCIYCGLCQEACPVDAVVEGPNFEYATETREELLYDKDKLLANGDKWERAIAANLAADAPYR; encoded by the coding sequence ATGAGCAGCATTGCCCATTACATCAAATCCTTCACGCTCTGGGAAATCGTCAAGGCGCATGTCCTGACGCTCAAATATTTCTTCAAGCCCAAGGCGACGATCAACTATCCCTATGAGAAGAACCCGATCTCGCCGCGCTTCCGCGGGGAGCATGCGCTGCGCCGTTATCCCAATGGTGAAGAGCGCTGCATCGCCTGTAAGCTTTGCGAAGCCGTTTGCCCGGCCCAGGCGATCACGATCGAGGCCGAGCCGCGCGAAGACGGCAGTCGCCGCACGACGCGCTACGATATCGATATGACGAAGTGCATCTATTGCGGGCTGTGCCAGGAAGCATGCCCGGTCGATGCTGTCGTCGAAGGTCCAAATTTCGAATATGCAACAGAGACGCGGGAGGAGCTTCTCTACGACAAGGATAAATTGCTGGCCAATGGCGACAAATGGGAGCGGGCAATTGCCGCTAACCTTGCCGCCGATGCGCCCTATCGTTAA
- the nuoH gene encoding NADH-quinone oxidoreductase subunit NuoH — MTAWFQELLGLGFGWFVGTTILILLIALPLLLVVAMIVYADRKIWAAIALRRGPNVVGPWGVLQSFADGLKVFLKETIIPTSANRGLFLIAPIITFTVALISWAVIPFGPDMVLANINVGLLYILAISSLGVYGVVIAGWASNSKYPFYSAMRAAAQMVSYEVSIGFVLLAVVMWADTFNLQDIILAQQAHVLGFINGFAFNPLLFPMAVVFLISALAETARAPFDLTEAESELVAGYQTEYSSMSFALYWLGEYANVILMCALNAILFWGGWLPPVDWEPLYAVPGIVWLSMKILIFFFIFSWVKATVPRYRYDQLMRLGWKVFLPLSLIWVVLISGYLMLTRYGL, encoded by the coding sequence ATGACCGCTTGGTTCCAGGAACTACTCGGCCTTGGCTTTGGCTGGTTTGTCGGGACGACCATCCTGATCCTGCTGATCGCGTTGCCGCTGCTGCTGGTCGTCGCAATGATCGTCTATGCGGATCGCAAGATCTGGGCGGCGATTGCGCTGCGTCGCGGGCCCAATGTGGTCGGGCCATGGGGCGTGCTGCAAAGCTTTGCGGATGGATTGAAAGTCTTCCTCAAGGAAACGATCATTCCGACATCGGCGAACAGGGGCCTGTTCCTGATTGCGCCGATCATCACATTCACGGTCGCGCTGATCTCATGGGCGGTGATCCCGTTCGGGCCGGACATGGTGTTGGCCAATATCAATGTCGGTCTGCTCTATATTCTCGCGATCAGTTCGCTGGGCGTTTACGGTGTCGTGATTGCCGGCTGGGCATCCAACTCCAAATATCCCTTCTATTCGGCGATGCGCGCCGCAGCCCAGATGGTGAGCTACGAGGTCTCGATCGGCTTTGTGCTGCTCGCCGTTGTGATGTGGGCGGATACGTTTAACCTGCAGGATATTATCCTTGCGCAACAAGCGCATGTGCTGGGTTTCATCAACGGCTTTGCCTTTAATCCGTTGCTTTTCCCGATGGCCGTGGTGTTCCTGATTTCCGCCTTGGCCGAAACGGCGCGCGCACCCTTTGACCTTACCGAGGCGGAATCCGAGCTCGTTGCCGGCTACCAGACCGAATATTCATCGATGAGCTTCGCGCTCTACTGGCTGGGTGAATATGCCAATGTCATCCTGATGTGCGCACTGAATGCCATTCTGTTCTGGGGTGGCTGGCTCCCGCCGGTGGATTGGGAGCCGCTCTATGCGGTGCCCGGCATTGTCTGGCTGTCCATGAAGATACTGATCTTCTTCTTCATCTTCAGCTGGGTGAAGGCGACCGTGCCGCGCTACCGCTATGACCAGTTGATGCGGCTGGGCTGGAAAGTCTTCCTGCCGCTGTCACTCATCTGGGTCGTGCTGATCTCCGGCTATCTCATGCTGACGAGGTATGGCCTGTGA
- the nuoG gene encoding NADH-quinone oxidoreductase subunit NuoG: MPKVTVDGTEIEVPEGATVLQACELAGKEIPRFCYHERLSIAGNCRMCLVEVKPGPPKPQASCALPAAEGQEISTQSEMVKTAREGVMEFLLINHPLDCPICDQGGECDLQDQAMAYGKGHTRYEMNKRAVTEKYMGPVVKTIMTRCIHCTRCVRFAQEVAGVEEIGAVGRGENMEITTYLEHAAESELSGNVVDLCPVGALTARPYAFEARPWELQKTPSIDVMDAVGTNIRLDSRGREVLRALPRINEDVNEEWASNKTRHAVDGLYKNRLDTPWIRKDGTLEKASWSEAFAAIADAAQKAGSKVAAIGGDLVEIEALYAAQKLLEGLGSKLIEGRQTGMDYDASNLAAVNFNTTIAGIETADAILLVGTNPRWEAPLVNTRIRKAIKAGAKVFAIGPEIDLTYPVTWLGDDAALLSNLPSEAADALKNAERPAMILGGGALMVPGVHATSLALADTLNLVRDGWNGYNVLHFSAARMGGLMLGWAQPGGVADLAAAKPELLLLLGADGVDFGAFDSAFTVYVGHHGEQGAAHADVILPGASYAEKSGTWVNLEGRVQRGNRAIFPPGDAREDWTIFRALSDALGEALPFDTLDELRDAIAADFPALADEGLADYEWAPPKLSADAPSGTIALPISDFYLTNAICRASETMQRCSAELIHGETFAEAAE, from the coding sequence ATGCCTAAGGTCACCGTAGACGGCACCGAGATCGAGGTTCCCGAGGGCGCAACCGTCCTTCAGGCGTGCGAGCTTGCCGGTAAGGAAATCCCGCGTTTCTGCTATCATGAGCGACTGTCGATTGCCGGCAATTGCCGCATGTGCCTCGTTGAAGTGAAACCCGGACCACCCAAGCCGCAGGCGAGCTGTGCGCTGCCGGCCGCAGAGGGTCAGGAAATCTCGACGCAGAGCGAAATGGTTAAAACCGCGCGCGAAGGGGTGATGGAGTTTCTCCTCATCAACCATCCGCTCGATTGTCCGATTTGCGATCAGGGTGGCGAATGCGACTTGCAGGATCAGGCCATGGCCTATGGCAAAGGCCATACCCGCTATGAAATGAACAAGCGCGCGGTGACTGAGAAATATATGGGGCCGGTGGTCAAGACGATCATGACGCGATGCATCCATTGCACGCGCTGTGTCCGCTTTGCGCAGGAGGTTGCCGGCGTCGAAGAAATCGGTGCGGTGGGCCGCGGCGAGAATATGGAGATCACTACCTATCTCGAACATGCCGCCGAGAGTGAGCTCTCTGGCAATGTCGTGGATCTCTGTCCGGTTGGTGCGCTGACCGCACGGCCCTATGCGTTTGAAGCCCGGCCCTGGGAATTGCAGAAGACGCCGTCGATTGATGTGATGGATGCCGTGGGCACCAATATCCGGCTCGATAGCCGGGGCAGGGAAGTGCTCCGCGCCCTCCCGCGCATCAATGAAGACGTGAATGAGGAATGGGCGAGTAACAAGACGCGCCACGCAGTCGACGGTCTTTACAAGAACCGCCTCGATACGCCCTGGATTCGCAAGGACGGCACGCTCGAAAAAGCGAGCTGGAGCGAAGCCTTTGCGGCTATCGCCGATGCGGCGCAGAAAGCCGGCAGCAAGGTTGCTGCAATTGGTGGCGATCTCGTTGAAATCGAAGCGCTTTATGCCGCGCAGAAGCTTCTCGAAGGTCTTGGCTCCAAGCTGATCGAGGGCCGCCAGACCGGCATGGATTACGACGCGAGTAATCTTGCCGCGGTGAATTTCAACACGACGATCGCTGGCATCGAAACCGCTGATGCGATCCTGTTGGTCGGAACCAATCCGCGCTGGGAGGCCCCGCTGGTCAACACGCGGATCCGCAAGGCCATCAAGGCCGGCGCGAAGGTCTTCGCGATCGGCCCGGAAATCGATTTGACCTATCCGGTCACCTGGCTTGGCGATGATGCGGCGCTTTTGTCGAATCTTCCAAGCGAAGCCGCTGATGCGCTGAAAAATGCCGAGCGTCCCGCAATGATCCTGGGTGGCGGTGCGCTGATGGTGCCGGGCGTCCATGCCACATCGCTGGCGCTTGCCGATACGCTCAATCTCGTACGAGACGGTTGGAACGGATATAATGTGCTGCACTTCTCAGCCGCACGGATGGGCGGGTTGATGCTTGGCTGGGCACAGCCCGGCGGTGTTGCTGATCTTGCTGCTGCCAAGCCGGAACTACTGTTGTTGCTGGGTGCGGATGGCGTTGATTTCGGTGCGTTCGACAGCGCGTTCACTGTCTATGTTGGCCATCATGGTGAACAGGGCGCCGCGCATGCCGATGTCATCCTTCCGGGTGCGTCTTATGCTGAGAAAAGCGGCACCTGGGTCAATCTTGAAGGTCGCGTGCAACGTGGCAATCGCGCCATATTCCCGCCGGGCGATGCGCGCGAGGATTGGACGATCTTCCGGGCGCTGTCCGATGCGCTCGGGGAAGCGCTGCCGTTCGATACGCTGGACGAATTGCGCGATGCGATTGCGGCCGATTTCCCGGCGCTCGCCGACGAAGGCCTGGCGGACTATGAATGGGCACCGCCCAAGCTGTCCGCAGATGCACCAAGCGGTACCATCGCTCTGCCGATTTCTGATTTCTACCTGACCAACGCTATCTGCCGCGCAAGCGAGACGATGCAGCGCTGCTCGGCGGAACTGATCCATGGCGAAACATTCGCGGAGGCCGCCGAATGA
- the nuoF gene encoding NADH-quinone oxidoreductase subunit NuoF, translated as MLDDKDRIFTNIYGFQPWEIDAAIKRGDWDGTKKLLEKSQDDIIEEVKASGLRGRGGAGFPTGLKWSFMPKESKDGRPSFLVINADESEPGSCKDREIMRHDPQKLIEGALIAGYAMRARAAYIYIRGEFIREAETLFAAVKQAYDKGFIGKNACGSGYDFDVFVHRGAGAYICGEETALLESLEGKKGQPRLKPPFPAGAGLYGCPTTVNNVESIAVVPTILRRGPGWFAGIGREGNQGTKLFQISGHVEKPCVVEEAMSVPFRDLIEKHAGGITGGWDNLLAVIPGGSSVPLVPAEEIMDAPMDFDGLKDLGSGLGTAAVIVMDKSTDIVRAISRISYFYKHESCGQCTPCREGTGWMWRMMERLREGKADFSDIDMLQEVTKQVEGHTICALGDAAAWPIQGLIRHFRPELERRIREYASRSDGGEMMEAAE; from the coding sequence ATGCTTGACGACAAGGATCGCATCTTCACCAATATCTATGGCTTCCAGCCATGGGAAATCGACGCGGCGATCAAGCGTGGCGATTGGGACGGCACGAAGAAGCTGCTGGAAAAATCGCAAGACGATATCATCGAAGAGGTGAAGGCATCGGGCTTGCGCGGTCGCGGCGGCGCGGGCTTCCCGACAGGCCTCAAATGGTCCTTCATGCCGAAGGAATCCAAGGACGGCCGGCCGAGCTTCCTCGTCATCAATGCCGATGAATCCGAGCCGGGCAGTTGCAAGGATCGCGAGATCATGCGGCATGATCCGCAAAAGCTGATCGAAGGTGCGCTGATCGCCGGTTACGCGATGCGCGCGCGCGCCGCCTATATCTATATTCGCGGCGAATTTATCCGCGAAGCCGAAACCCTCTTTGCGGCTGTGAAACAGGCCTATGACAAGGGCTTTATCGGTAAGAATGCCTGTGGTTCCGGTTATGATTTCGACGTTTTCGTCCATCGCGGCGCGGGCGCATATATCTGCGGCGAGGAAACCGCGCTGCTCGAAAGTCTCGAAGGCAAGAAGGGCCAGCCGCGTCTGAAGCCGCCATTCCCGGCTGGTGCGGGCCTCTATGGCTGCCCGACGACCGTCAACAATGTCGAGAGCATTGCGGTGGTGCCGACGATCCTGCGCCGCGGTCCGGGCTGGTTTGCCGGCATAGGTCGCGAAGGCAATCAGGGTACCAAGCTGTTCCAGATTTCCGGCCATGTCGAAAAGCCGTGCGTTGTCGAAGAGGCAATGAGCGTTCCGTTTCGCGATCTGATCGAAAAGCATGCGGGCGGCATTACTGGCGGTTGGGACAATCTGCTCGCCGTGATTCCGGGCGGCTCGTCCGTGCCTTTGGTGCCAGCCGAAGAAATTATGGACGCGCCGATGGATTTCGACGGGCTCAAGGATCTTGGCTCGGGTCTCGGCACGGCAGCGGTAATCGTCATGGACAAGTCGACGGATATTGTCCGCGCGATCAGCCGCATCTCCTATTTCTACAAGCATGAAAGCTGCGGTCAGTGCACGCCGTGCCGCGAAGGGACCGGCTGGATGTGGCGCATGATGGAGCGGCTGCGCGAAGGTAAAGCCGATTTCTCCGATATCGACATGCTTCAAGAGGTTACGAAACAGGTCGAAGGCCATACGATTTGCGCGCTGGGCGACGCAGCCGCATGGCCGATCCAGGGCCTGATCCGCCACTTCCGCCCCGAACTCGAACGCCGCATCCGCGAATATGCAAGCCGCAGCGATGGTGGCGAAATGATGGAGGCGGCAGAATGA
- a CDS encoding NAD(P)H-dependent oxidoreductase subunit E, with translation MTILPDDKLSQSSTDTALENAEIRERWGNFAWTDENAEKAKEIIARYPDGRQASAVMPLLDLAQRQVGADTNTQGWLPVPVIEFVAAQCDMPYMRAYEVATFYTMYNLVPVGRHHVQLCGTTPCLLRGSDDVMAACKNKGLVKGKTTPDGMFTLTEVECLGACANAPMVQINDDNFEDLDYDSMTDILDKLSNDEAVTPGPQIDRQTSCPEGGPTTLKDMAEATE, from the coding sequence ATGACGATCCTTCCCGACGATAAACTCTCCCAGTCCTCCACGGACACGGCTCTCGAAAATGCCGAGATCCGTGAACGGTGGGGCAACTTCGCCTGGACTGATGAAAATGCGGAGAAGGCGAAAGAAATCATTGCGCGCTATCCCGATGGACGCCAGGCTTCGGCGGTGATGCCGCTCCTTGATCTGGCGCAGCGCCAGGTGGGTGCGGATACCAATACGCAAGGCTGGCTGCCGGTACCGGTGATCGAATTTGTCGCGGCGCAATGCGACATGCCCTATATGCGCGCCTATGAGGTAGCGACCTTCTACACCATGTATAATCTGGTGCCCGTCGGTCGGCATCATGTGCAGCTATGCGGTACCACGCCATGCCTGTTGCGCGGGTCTGACGATGTCATGGCCGCGTGCAAGAACAAGGGCCTGGTGAAAGGAAAGACGACCCCGGACGGCATGTTTACGCTGACCGAAGTCGAATGTCTGGGCGCCTGTGCCAATGCGCCGATGGTCCAGATCAACGACGATAATTTCGAAGATCTCGATTATGACAGCATGACCGATATCCTCGACAAGCTCAGCAATGACGAAGCAGTGACGCCGGGGCCGCAGATCGATCGCCAGACCAGCTGTCCAGAAGGCGGACCGACAACTCTCAAAGACATGGCCGAGGCGACCGAGTGA
- a CDS encoding cupin domain-containing protein, with amino-acid sequence MGLLVADCCPINLADKLSQFSDHWNPRIAASYNDNEVRLAKLKGDFDWHSHADTDELFLVIEGALGIEFRDGVQHLERGEMIVVPKGVEHRPFCENEVHVMIMDREGEPNTGVNPSARTRETLEAI; translated from the coding sequence ATGGGGCTGCTCGTGGCTGATTGTTGCCCCATCAACCTCGCCGACAAGCTCTCGCAGTTTTCAGACCATTGGAATCCGCGGATTGCGGCCAGCTACAATGACAATGAAGTCCGCCTCGCCAAGCTTAAGGGCGATTTCGATTGGCATAGCCATGCGGACACCGATGAGCTGTTCCTCGTGATCGAAGGCGCACTGGGCATCGAGTTTCGCGATGGCGTCCAGCACCTGGAGCGCGGCGAAATGATTGTTGTGCCCAAGGGCGTCGAGCATCGACCGTTCTGCGAGAATGAGGTGCATGTGATGATCATGGATCGTGAAGGCGAGCCCAATACAGGCGTCAATCCGTCCGCACGGACCCGCGAAACATTGGAGGCGATCTGA